The DNA region TTGCTGTTTTACAAAATCCAAGTTGAGTGACGAGGTCTTTGGGATTGGCTTAATTAGAATTCACAAGCATAAGCTCAGGCTCATCCCTACCATCACTGAGCATTCTATAGCTCAAAAGGAAATGCCTAAAATGGTTAATGCACTATCTCCTGAAATTCTTTGGTCCGGGACcatcaataaatatatatttttgatttaACACACCTgctattttatttcttatgtaAGTGCTAATTTTACTAGTTTTTGGAGTTGGACCAGATGAATTTATTGTATGGATATTTAGAAATTACGCAGTATTTTCAATTGAAACTTATCTTATTTCAGCGTAAGAACAATATTATGTAGTACAATTTTCTAATCAAAAATCATCTCGTTTGGCTCACTGTAAGAGTTGTTTGGTTGATGGTATGGAATTAAATTTTCCCAGCATAAAGTTTTGCATAAGAGAAATACATTATTTGGTTGACTGCATTAGAATAAGTGATTTCCGCATGGGATAGTGTTTGGTTGGTGGTAATAATACTAGTGTTAACTGCCAAGTTATGCGGGAGCATATGTGTTGTTTCATGTTGTAGACTATTCAAAGACAAAAATGTCGTTTTAGAGCAAGTAATTCATGAACAACAATCTCTTCATTATTATCAGCGCATAAAAAGTCAATTATTAATAATCAATGTGTTAATTACTCCACATTATAATTCTCTCATAACTAACCTGTAAAGCAAATGACTCCCAAGTGAAATAGATCTACTTATGTCCTTTAATTTGTGCGCTGAGACCAAAAGTTTGTAGAGCAATGTTAGCattatcctttttcttttcttctgtaAAGCAATAATTTTACTGATGCATGATCCATCTTTGTCTCTCTTTTTTGTGCGCGTATGTGTTGGGGTGGTTTCCGCTTTTTTTCCGTTTACCCTATACTAAGTTGTTGATTAGTTTGATTGTTCTGCTGTATTCATTAGACAGGAATTAGTGACAATCACTAGAGTTTTACACATGGGACTTCATTATACAGGATTATCCGGAGGTAATTGTATATTGTACATCAAACACTAGAAGAGGATTCCAATCTGGCCAATATACCAAATTCTACAATGAGTTAGCTTGTAATCAGTTACCACAACAATGCCTGAAATTAGTCATGCTAATAAAACCAATATCACATGAATGTACTGTCTCAAAATCTTCCATTATTTCCAGTCAAGCATGATACAAACCAATCTAAGAGCAGAAAGAGACCACCTCGTAAAGTTTAATGATAAGTATCATACTACTACGATAGAATGTCAAAACTAGAAGGATAGTGTAACATTAACCAAGAATTGGGCAACTATATCTCCAAATTTGCAGTGGTATTAGCTGATCACAGTACTTGATATAATCGACAACACCTGCAGATTATCCCAATTGCTCTATGATTTAACAGTCACTTCCCTCTAAAGGAAGCAGATTGTACCCTGTTAGGAACAATGACATAAAGAGTACATCAATAACAGATATAAAGCCCTTTCAAGTCATCGACTGAGCAGGTCAAGATATAGTGGAGAAAGAACCCTATGCAGCAATAAAAAGTTATACATTGTCAAGTTGTGCCAACATATTTGATTAGTGGCAGCGGAGAAGAGAAAGACCGAAACCTCATGCTAAACCACCAGTTAATGTTGTCATTACAATGCCAGAGATATGGCGAGATGTTCAACGAATGGGATCGTGAGAGAGACGAACAAAGCAATGGATCAACAGGACATTCAGCTCATGGAGTTCCTCATCTGCAGATCATAGAACTTACTGTTATGAACTTCATGTAAAGTTCTACATTAACTCCATCAAGGTCATAAAAAATGGCAGGTCCCAAGTGAGAGAACTCACATCTTTATGATAAACAAGAGAAATTCAATGATCTAAAAGCTCTCCTAAGTTATCGAACTGTGTATAACACTTGAAGCAAACAAAACCATCCAACTACTAACCCAAACTAGTCTCATTGTACTCCATTATCACCGGCTTCAACTTTAGCCAAACCAAGCTCCTCCTCTAGCTTGGTCCAAGCTTTTACCAAGTTAGGAGGGAACTTCTTCTTCACTGTCCTACTCATCCCTTTTGCatctttcaactttgatctctGCACCAACCCTTCCACCAAATACTTGAGTGTATTGAAATCTGGGATCTTGTTAACTCTCACACTCTCCTTAAACACCTTATACCCCGTCTCAAACCTTCCCTTCTTACACAAATAAAAGATTAAAGTCCTAAAAGTTGCAGCATTTGCATTGCACCCATTTCTCTCCAAATCCTCATAAACCTTCTGTGCCTCGTCCATCAATTCATTCTTACAATAACAAGTCATCAAGTAATTGTAGCTAATCGTGTCCGGTTTCAATCCAGCATCGTTCATTTCCTCAATTAAAGCTTTCACGCCTTCTGGATTACCACCCTGAATGTTCATAATCTTTACATTGTATGCACCAACATCTGGCCCACACCCCCTTTTCACCATCTCATTCCATACTTTTTCGGCATCATCATTCTTTCCCTTCTTATAAAATGAGTGCAGTATAGTGGTGAAAGTAACAATTGTAATCTCCACACCTTTCTCCTCCATCTCCTTGAGTCTTTCCATTGCCATTTCCGGCGACCCCATTTCACAATATGACCTAATCAATATACCATACGACACTTTATCAGGTAAAAATCCATACTTTAcaggcatttcatcaaacaaCTTAACAACACGATCATACTGTTTCGAGTGCACGCAAGCTGATAAAAGTACATTGAAGGAAATAGCTGATCTGGGGGTGCCTAAATCATCCATCTGATGATAAATTTTGAGCGCGTGATCGAACATGCCAGCGACACCATATGAACGGATGATGGATGAAAGAAATGGTTCTTGGGTGATTTTTGGGCTGTTCTTGTGAGATTCGAGGAAACTTTCAATGTCGGAGAAACGGTGAGACTTAGCTAGACGCTTGACTGTGTATTCTTGAGCATAACGGGAGGATAAAGGGGAAATGTAACGATCTGAAACGGAGGAGTAAATTTCTAGGGCTTTGTCAGGGTCGTGTTCGGCTTTGAGCTTTGATTTTGCTTTGGAGATAGAGATGGTGGTGTTGCTGGAAGttgcggcggcggcggcggttGCGGTTGAGAGGTGGCGTGCATGGCGCAAAGTGATGGAAGAAGACATTTCTACTAGGGTTTAAGTGGGGTTGGAGAAGGGAGATGAGATTTGATGCAATTAAGGGTGAAAATGGAGTAGGGTTTAAGGAGGCGTTTGAACTCACCTTTTCACTTTGAAAGAGCCAATAGAAGTTTAAACTACTCTCACGTGAGTGTAACTGAGAATTCATTTTCCAATGGTTCCAAATTGggaaaatgaccaaaattggTCCCTTATGTCTAGGATAgtttttactccctccatcccatacTAAAAATACCTAATTGATGGCCACCATTTAAATTGTATCCAGTAATCCCTTTTTGAGTATTATCTTCGCCATGAATAATCTAGTCGGTGTGCGTATGAACGAAcgaatttaaaatatttttataaatatatctgCTTTAGAATCACTTCATGCGTTTTTACTGAAGTTTCAAGAGGACgaggtaaaaaaaaatgaagctaaatttacttaaatatataaaaaatcttgagttttattgtaattttatgTAAAAAGGTAGGTATTCGGGTGTGGGACTCAAATATTTGCCTTTAATGGAGCTCAAAGAGATAGGGGATGGGTGGGACAACATGGGGAAGATAATTTCGGGACTGGGGATTTTGAGATTGAATTGATATAGAGTATGTAATtaagaattttatgtgatatacGAGCTCAATATGTATGTAACACTCGTTAGACCAGGCGTTAATCCAAAACCCATATAGCGCATGAATTTTTAATATTTGTGTTGGATTTTTAATATGGGTTCATGCGCTAtgagtatgagtatgtatatttttattattattgttattacttTTACTTTAATTATGTTTAATATTTGTGTTGTCAATACTTTtctttattcaaattttcatcaCACCTTTTACTCTTgcatttttttaatctattttccgaaaaacatttttttgagtCGAGGTTAATCGAAAGCAATCTTTCTGACCTATAAAGGCAGGAGTAAGGTCAGGTACACCCCAACCGCCCTTGACCTATTTCTGGGACAACATTGGATATGCAACCTTACTGTTACCTCtcttattttattgtttttgtaattttgtttaacttatttatctttaatataaaaaattacaatttgaTTACTTTGCCCTCTTCAATTATTAAACTCCTCTAATtaattactctctccgtcccataataagtgtcactttagctaaaaatacgcatattaagaaatcaataatgcaatgtaaaatttatcaaattactcttatataataaaataaattatttttaccttTTGATTAAAGCATGCACAAAAGGAAATCTTTTGATATTGAGAATTCAATTATATCAAGTTATTATGTGACTTTTTTAATAATCATTTAGATGTTATTggtctaagggtagaattgaaaaaaattagtcaatttatATTTGATTTCTcaagataatatttattatagaataaaaaaaaacttgggatacttattatgggacggaggaagtaattGATTAACTAAATTTCATCTTTACAACTTCTTGAGAACAAAAAAAACGCAAAGTTCTCCTTCCCCTTACTCGAGTTCAGTCTTCACGTTCAACAGAGCAAGACGGAATAATTGCTCCCTCTTCCTTGGATATGATTTCTCCATGAAAGCAACTACTACTTGCATCATATTGTAATTCAATCAATTCCTAAATTGTCTAATCTACTAAAAACTTCCAAACTTGTCGCCACTCATTACCTGCTCAGTTCCAATTAATAAACCCTAAACCCTTCCTCCACTCATTATTACTTATTTGGGGTTGAAGTTTCACTTTTCCGGCAAAGTAAAATGGCGGATATGGATTTGGACTTCGATGGTCCAAGTAAAGTTCCAACTAGACAAGCCCGTTTTGCTCCCAAAAGCTCTAAACTCAAGCCCCAAATAGCAACCAAACCCAAAACTGAAACACAGCCATCATCTATTTCGACTAAAAAAGAAGAACTGGGCCCACAACCCCCACTAACAGATCATTTAACGGAAAACGGAGCCGCAAAGGGTAACGACGACGTTCCGTTGGACGGAGAGAAAACGGGAAATGACGTGGCAGAAGAACAAGTTGCCATGGAAACTGATAAcgatgaagatgaagttgttCGTGAAATTGATGTGTGTTTTACTCCTTCATTTGATCCTACAACTCAGGTAATTTTTTTCTCGATTCGAGTAATCcattgtttatttgttgaatTTGCAAATATTTCTATTTGTTATAAGTATAATTTTCTGTTATTTGTCAGCTATATGTGTTTCAATATCCATTGAGGCCGGTATGGCGTCCCTATGAATTGGAGGAACGATGCCAAGAGGTGAGTACTTACAATGGCTTTTAATGTTTTGTTTGGTGAACAAATTGGTCATTGTTTATTTCGCACAATAAATCAGTAGCATCAAAGATTAAATTGAAATTGTGATGCTAATGGCAAGAATTATTTGGCTGCTTTTGAATGACCGGTTTGTCTGAATTcagtgtgtgcgtgtgtgtgtgttttttttttttttttttttttttattattaaatatttgcAGGTGAGGTTGAGACCTTCAACTGCAGAAATGGAGGTTGATTTGGCGATAGATTTTGATTCTAAAAATTTTGATAGAGACTCTGTCCACGCAGCAACGATGAAAAAGCAGGTTCATTTTGATTTATCCTTGAATTTAAAGACAAACTTTGAGATATATGGAAGCATGATTTTTTAATAGATTTTCTCATCGTAAACCACAACAGAGACAAAAAAGTAACTAGGCGATTTCTTTCTATCTGTGTAAGCCTTGGTACATGTGTTGGTAGTTGGTGGGAGGTTGCATGTACCCGATGTAATAGTCCAGGTGCTTATAAAATAGCTACATCACATCCGCacgcgcacacacacatatttgtatatatactcTCCTTTTCCCTAGTGTCCAAGCATAAAATTattagatataggcttagtgctGCTTGGAATTGGCTGCTGAGATCAGTTTTCTcccttttaagaaaaaaagtaaaatccACCTTATGGTGCCGTGGCATTTGGCTTTTCATCAGACTATGTATGTATGTGCAGGCATTAGCTGACTGCATATGTTACTTATCCACCTTTAATCAATCTATCCTGTGGAAATAATTATGGAGGTTTCTGAATGAGGGCTTTATGTAGATAGCGATCGCAACAAAATATTCTAGTAtggttagtttataaatattgtTACAAGCTATTAGATGTATGTTTATGCGAAGGAATCACGAGGGGGGAGTAAAGACTATTCAAAATGAAATAACCACATACATATCTGACTGAATATATGTGGGAAGTTAACCTTAACGGGAATGTAATTTCACATGACAAATCCAGGATTAGAGACAAAAGCAGACAACCTCAATTTGATTTACAACTGTGAAATTTCTGAAGGTAGTGATGAATGGAATGGTATGAAGTAGGAAGGAAAGGTTCATCAGATAGGTCTTACTAAAGATGTTTGTTTGAAAGTGATACAAGACCTATTTTATGGGGAAAGACAAAAAGCATAAAAGAGAGTGTTTTCTTTACATAGCGCGCAATTTTCCATTTCTATCTCAAATAACTCTTAAGCAGAGGGGGGTGACTATTGATCATTTGCTCTTGCACGTGCCAGAATTGCGGGAGGACATTGATCGGCTGGTTAGAGGATCAACGAACTTAAAAATCCCAACACAAAGGTCTGCTCTTACCTGAGCGAGTTTGTTTAGGGATCATGGAGTTCCATCTAATCTGTATATAATGTTGCTGGGGTATTGCCTAAATGGTGGCGGACGCCTTGTCCAATTGGATAATAATTAACATCAGGAGTGGTGATTGGGGGCATTTTGGACGTTGGACCGTTGTTTGAATgacttagaaagaaaggaccagagaatttttgaaaaagttatGAAGCACATGTAGAGGATTAGGTGCTTATTGTTCCAGTTGTATTTTTGGTCTAAAGAAGATATTCCTTCTTTGCTGATAGTTGAATTGTTTTAACAGAATTTTAGATTCTTTTGGGACCATCTTGGTACAACATCCGTTAAATGGTTCTTATATTTGCTTGAGATCCTACCTTAATCACTTCTCCGTCCCATGAGCTCTTAAATATTGTTTCTGTACTTGTTGAAATTATTGCCATCCTTCGTtttttataagttatttattGAATTCTGATGTTATTTGCTTCCATGCAtcttttgaccttcaattttggtctctctatatatacatatttcgcTTTCCATGTAAACGAAACAGCTCGACTTCCACTAATATCCGATCTTCCTTATTATGTGTCTCTCCATTTCTCCACCTTAAATTCCATTTGTAATACCCATCTGTGTTGGACATACTCCTTGCTCTTTATGGACGTGTATACAAGTGGACCCACGTGGAACGTAGGGGGGTCATCGGACCCTCTAAAACAcggaaaaaattatgtatatataggtgtataTACCTAAAGAATTGAGTATATATTTGATTGTGCACCCTGATATACAAAAGCAAATTGGAGCACTGGCTGAGTCTGCGCTTAAGTTCTGTTTTTCTGATTGATGACCATGGTTCGATTCCTATCTCTAGCATACccttatattatatttgtttttaattattaaagagGGGCCCTGTCAAAGTTAGAATCTAACATTAGGAGTCAAATGTTCAATTTCGTTTTCTTTAAGCTGCAATTTTCTTAACAAAAGACGCTCGAAAATTTGCCAAACAAATGTCTAGAGCAAGAGTCGATCCTATGCCCTTTACAGAGCAACTGAGGATCTGAACCACCGGAACAAGAAGACTCTTTGTCACGTTTTATCATTTTTGCTTAATATATCCACTTCTTCGCATATTGTTTATATTAACAGAATATATTTAGTTAAATTATCAATCAAGAGATGTCACGTTCTACATGCATCCACCCCTATTTTTTCGCTTGTTTATTTACCTGCCGCCACTGCAAGTCTGCAACAATAGAAAGAACATTCTCATCCATGAAACATATCAAAAATGAATTGTTTACTAATATTAGTGATGCATTTTTAAATGATTGTTTAGTTTGTTACACAGAGAAGAACATATTTGTAAATAGAAGAAATGATAGTATCATTTACTGTTTTCAGAATATGAAAGCGCGCCAAAGTCAAgtatgaattgatgatttaCTTTTGTTACTAAATTAATGATATCCGATCATTTTGAAGTTTATAAGTGGctcataacttatcataataAATTAAGTTTTAAGAGAGTTGCTCATCAAACTTCGTGACTAGTAAATAGCATGACTATGTTAAAAATATTGGCGCCGCCACCTTCAAATCCCACATCCGCCTCTGTATATAGATATATCTTCCAGCTTCATGATTGTAATTATGTTGTTTAGGTGTAGGATAAGGAGGTTGTACTTTGCGAACTTTGACATTTAGATTCTGGAAGCTCTGCACTTGATATTTGTTCACTTAATAGGAATTAAGTTCTAATTGTTATACCCAGAATCTGATTGCTTCGTATTTTCCAGACTCTTTCTACATCATGGATGCCATTACCAACTTGCGCCTCTGAATATGCTGTTGGGGTCCTCATTGGTGATAAGGTAAACAATTTGTTGTTGATAGCTTAAATGCATCTTTAACTTCTAGTCTCGAGGAGTTCTGATTGACTAAAAGTTAG from Lycium ferocissimum isolate CSIRO_LF1 chromosome 2, AGI_CSIRO_Lferr_CH_V1, whole genome shotgun sequence includes:
- the LOC132046582 gene encoding small ribosomal subunit protein mL103 (rPPR7) isoform X2, with translation MSSSITLRHARHLSTATAAAAATSSNTTISISKAKSKLKAEHDPDKALEIYSSVSDRYISPLSSRYAQEYTVKRLAKSHRFSDIESFLESHKNSPKITQEPFLSSIIRSYGVAGMFDHALKIYHQMDDLGTPRSAISFNVLLSACVHSKQSYCEMGSPEMAMERLKEMEEKGVEITIVTFTTILHSFYKKGKNDDAEKVWNEMVKRGCGPDVGAYNVKIMNIQGGNPEGVKALIEEMNDAGLKPDTISYNYLMTCYCKNELMDEAQKVYEDLERNGCNANAATFRTLIFYLCKKGRFETGYKVFKESVRVNKIPDFNTLKYLVEGLVQRSKLKDAKGMSRTVKKKFPPNLVKAWTKLEEELGLAKVEAGDNGVQ
- the LOC132046582 gene encoding small ribosomal subunit protein mL103 (rPPR7) isoform X1 encodes the protein MSSSITLRHARHLSTATAAAAATSSNTTISISKAKSKLKAEHDPDKALEIYSSVSDRYISPLSSRYAQEYTVKRLAKSHRFSDIESFLESHKNSPKITQEPFLSSIIRSYGVAGMFDHALKIYHQMDDLGTPRSAISFNVLLSACVHSKQYDRVVKLFDEMPVKYGFLPDKVSYGILIRSYCEMGSPEMAMERLKEMEEKGVEITIVTFTTILHSFYKKGKNDDAEKVWNEMVKRGCGPDVGAYNVKIMNIQGGNPEGVKALIEEMNDAGLKPDTISYNYLMTCYCKNELMDEAQKVYEDLERNGCNANAATFRTLIFYLCKKGRFETGYKVFKESVRVNKIPDFNTLKYLVEGLVQRSKLKDAKGMSRTVKKKFPPNLVKAWTKLEEELGLAKVEAGDNGVQ
- the LOC132047838 gene encoding uncharacterized protein LOC132047838, whose protein sequence is MADMDLDFDGPSKVPTRQARFAPKSSKLKPQIATKPKTETQPSSISTKKEELGPQPPLTDHLTENGAAKGNDDVPLDGEKTGNDVAEEQVAMETDNDEDEVVREIDVCFTPSFDPTTQLYVFQYPLRPVWRPYELEERCQEVRLRPSTAEMEVDLAIDFDSKNFDRDSVHAATMKKQTLSTSWMPLPTCASEYAVGVLIGDKSGTAIMLLALLSTPIPPSKFVAPNRLRIHCLHFASFEQIRIGLRTLALDKSFPQKGYPRKAITAAHGASDAPPEEIEAVINQVAVNIHGVYVLKSSPDNPQYDAFRKVVIDLLMAEGPSAKLKKATIIEAAKLQLGRDINPVEFQKVMKELCNSENSAWVLKRGDGNPQ